The Arcanobacterium pinnipediorum genome includes a region encoding these proteins:
- the pyk gene encoding pyruvate kinase, which translates to MRKAKIVCTLGPAVNSKDHILELVKAGMNVARINASHGSHAEHEERIDWVREASEELRKPVAVLVDLQGPKIRLGRFAEGPVLLETGDIFTITTDDIEGDKDRVSTTFKGLPGDCSAGDLILIDDGKVQVRVLSVDGNDVRTQVVVGGTVSNNKGVNLPGVAVSVPALSEKDKEDLEWGLNYGADLIALSFVRSPNDINDVHEVMDRVGRRIPVIAKIEKPQAVSVLEDIVRAFDGLMVARGDLGVELPLQQVPIVQKRAITIARRNAKPVIVATQVLESMISAPTPTRAETSDCANAILDGADAVMLSGETSVGKYPIICVQTMASIIEYTEEHGIESIPRISNLHRTRNGVITKSAMDIGEAIGVKFIAVFTSSGQTARRMSRLRGRIPLVVFTDNEKVRRQLALSWGLETLTLSTVSTTDEMVDQVDEVLRLEGLAVDGDRVVIVSGMPPGVVGSTNTIRIHKMGETRR; encoded by the coding sequence ATGCGCAAAGCCAAAATTGTATGTACATTAGGTCCAGCGGTTAATTCCAAGGATCATATTCTCGAACTAGTAAAAGCCGGCATGAATGTCGCCCGAATTAATGCTTCGCATGGTTCTCATGCCGAGCATGAAGAGCGTATTGACTGGGTACGTGAAGCCTCAGAAGAACTTCGTAAACCCGTAGCGGTTCTAGTTGATCTTCAAGGTCCAAAGATTCGCTTGGGACGATTCGCCGAAGGTCCAGTGCTTCTTGAAACGGGTGACATCTTCACGATCACCACCGATGATATTGAAGGTGATAAGGATCGTGTTTCTACCACGTTCAAAGGACTTCCTGGAGATTGCTCTGCGGGCGATCTAATCCTTATCGACGACGGCAAGGTTCAAGTCCGTGTGCTCTCGGTGGACGGAAACGATGTTAGAACCCAGGTGGTTGTTGGCGGGACAGTTTCCAATAACAAAGGCGTGAATCTTCCTGGTGTAGCGGTTTCTGTTCCAGCGCTATCTGAAAAAGATAAAGAGGATCTTGAGTGGGGTCTTAACTACGGTGCAGATCTCATCGCATTGTCTTTCGTTCGTTCACCTAACGACATCAACGATGTTCACGAGGTGATGGATCGGGTTGGCAGAAGGATTCCAGTTATTGCCAAGATCGAAAAACCGCAAGCTGTTAGCGTTTTAGAAGATATCGTCCGCGCATTTGACGGACTTATGGTTGCTCGTGGTGATCTTGGTGTGGAATTGCCGTTGCAGCAAGTCCCGATCGTGCAAAAGCGAGCGATCACTATTGCACGTCGCAATGCTAAGCCGGTTATTGTTGCTACCCAGGTTCTCGAATCCATGATCTCTGCTCCAACTCCAACTCGAGCAGAAACCTCAGACTGTGCAAATGCTATCCTTGACGGCGCAGATGCTGTTATGCTTTCGGGGGAGACGTCAGTTGGAAAGTACCCGATTATTTGTGTCCAAACAATGGCGTCAATTATCGAGTACACCGAAGAACATGGCATTGAATCTATCCCACGTATCTCGAATCTGCATCGCACCCGCAACGGTGTTATTACAAAATCTGCGATGGATATCGGCGAAGCAATCGGCGTGAAATTCATTGCCGTATTCACTTCCTCAGGTCAAACTGCGCGTCGGATGTCGCGCTTGCGTGGGCGTATTCCGCTTGTGGTGTTTACCGATAACGAGAAGGTTCGCCGCCAGCTTGCGCTATCGTGGGGACTCGAAACCCTTACCTTATCTACCGTTTCTACTACTGATGAAATGGTCGATCAAGTCGATGAAGTACTACGCCTCGAAGGCCTAGCAGTTGATGGTGACCGTGTTGTCATTGTCTCTGGTATGCCACCTGGCGTCGTCGGCTCTACTAACACAATTCGTATTCACAAGATGGGTGAGACTCGCCGATAA